In Sphaerospermopsis torques-reginae ITEP-024, the genomic window TCCGCCAGACTTTATAAAGAAGCATTTGAACCAATGTTATTAGTAGGTTTATTTGCCCCCGGTGAACAATGTTCAGCAGCAGCAACTTTAGGAATGTTATATTATTTTATCCTTGCCCATCAACCAGATTTTGATGTAGTTTGGTGTCGGGGAACAGTAGGCAAAAAAATATTTCGTCCTTGGGTGCAGAAGATAGAAAAATTAGGAGCAAAAGTTTTAGCTAAACATCGAGTTACAGATGTAATTGTCGGTGGTAATAATCAGGTGAAAAGTGTAGTTTGTGGTGATCAAGTCTTTGATGCTGATGCCGTGATTTTTTCTGTAGGAATTACAGGAATGAAAAAAATTGTTGCTAATAGTCCTAGTTTACAAAATTATGCAGAATTTAGAAATATCAGCAATTTAGGCGCAATAGATGTATTAGCAACTCGCCTATGGTTTGATAAAAAAATAAATATTCCTCGTCCTTCTAATGCTTGTTTTGGATTTGATAATACAACCGGATGGACATTTTTTGATTTGAATGCTTTGCATGATGAATATAAAAATCAAACCGAGACAGTAGTAGAAGTTGACTTTTATCATGCCAATCAATTTTTACATTTAAGTGATGAGGAAATTGTCAGAATAGTTCAAGGATATTTAGCAACTTGTGTACCAGGATTTAAAGAAGCAAAAGTAATTGATAGTAGTGTGATTCGTTTAGCAAATGCAGTTACACATTTTTCACCTGGTAGTTATCAGAATATGTTACCTGCTAAAACCAGTTTGAATAATGTATTTATGAGTGGTGATTGGATTATTAACCGTCACGGTTCATGGTCACAGGAAAAAGCCTTTGTGACAGGTTTGGAAGCTGCAAATTTAGCAATTGAATATTTAGGAACTGGGAAAAAAGCCCATATTTTACCAGTGGAAACAGACGAGAATCATATACAGATGATGAGAAATATCAATCAAAATATCCGCTATCTTGGTAAATCAATTTTACCTGATTTTTGGTTGCCTTAATTTGCTAATTTTGCTGATTTTGCTAACTGCTAAATTAGATCCCTGACTTCTTTTATTATCATATCCATAATTTGGAATTAATTACAGAAGTCGGGGATCTGAGTATCAATTATGATTCTTGAATTTGTCTTTGCAAAGCCTCAACTTGCTCAAGAGATAACTCCGTAACTTGAGCAATTTGTGGTAAACTCATACCAATTCTTAGTAAATTGATTGCTACATTCCTAGCTTTTTCAGCTTTACCTTCAGCTTTACCTTCAGCTTTACCTTCTTCCAGAATTTCTTGGTAAATTACAGACTCGCGCATAATTTCACTCCTGAAAATCTTCCTGATCACTTGTTTATCTAATACTAACCCTGCTAAAATGCTACTAGCAGCAGCTATATTTCTTTGTAACCTTGGATCTGTAATGGTTTCAACAGCTTTTGCTACTTCGTTTAATACCATTGTAGGTTCTTTTGTCTGACTTAGCACCGCAAAGGGTAATAAACCGGGAAGATTCATAAATTTCTCGGTTGGTTGTTCCCAAAGTCGAATTACTTCAAATTCGTGGTATGTTTTACTGAGTCTAAAACTGTTTTGGTAGACTAATTCTGAATCTGTTTTTCTCAGATATACCACTATTTGACGCATTTCTTTATCAGGAAACCGCCGATAACCCCTGATCCGATAATCTGTCATTCTAAAAGGAATATCTTTATCGGGATCGGTTTGAAATTCACTGTGCAGAATTAATTGATTAGATTGTAGTAAAATTAATGAATCTGCTCTGATTGGTTCGTTTGATAATTCAGTGGGGCTAAGTTTTGTGAGTTCTATGGGTGAACCAAGTAACCATGTCACTAAATCATCTTTGTAGTTTTCAGCAAGGAATTTGCAGATGTTGTCATACATAAATTTGGGTGATTTAATTTTTATTATTATGATATGCTAATTTGTCAGAATCAGGATATCCAGGATTTAAGGATAGACAGGATTTTTTGTTATCAATATTTCGTCAGATATATTGACTTCTGAATTTAGCGCATCTCTGGCTATACTAAACAATCTATCATACAGATTTAATATTAGCTTTCATTCCTATGATCTGTCACCTGTCACCTGTTTACTGTCACCTACTTACCATAAACTCAATTGATTACTATTACTAAGATTATTCCAAGGTAAAGGCGGAACTTCTACACCATTTTCCTCTAATAATTGTTGAAAATAACGAGCATTATTAGGAGACATATCTTCTGTAGGACAATGTACAAACAAATAAATTTTAATTCCCTCTGATAACCACTTTTTAATATATGTCACCCATTCATTCATAAATTGCTCATTCATAGATAAACGGGGATGAGAAATAAATCTAATTAATGTAAAATTGGCAGTAACAGAAAATTGTACTGGTAATTGTGGTTTACGCCTTTCTGATGTTAATTGTGGATCATCTTCCCCAGAATACACAGGACGAGTATCTAATAAAACTCTACCAACCCCTAAATTTTCTAACAAAGTTGTCAAATTACTCAGATGAGGTTCTTTAAACCAGTCACCATGTCTCACCTCTAATGCTAAAGGTACATCTTGACGTGGCCATGCTTCCAGGAATGTCTGCAAATCATCCAGTAACGCAGGTGAGTAAGTAGGTGGTAGTTGGGCAAACATAGGACCCAAACGCTTACCTAATGGTTGCATCCTCTCTAAAAATGCCAAAGCTTTAGGAATATGAGGTTGCAGTAATTTTTGATGGGTAATATCTCGCGGTAACTTTAAGCAAAACTCAAACCCCGGAGGTGTTTCTGTCACCCAACGGGTAACAGTTTCCGGGTTAGGAACAGCGTAAAAAGTGGTATTACCTTCTACCGTGGTAAAACGACGACTGTAAAGATGTAAAAAGTCCGTGGTGCGAGTTCCAGGGGGATAAAGTTCGCCCACCCAACCTTTATAAGCCCAAACTGCACAACCGATGAAAAATCTCACAAAACCAGTTCACAAAACCAAATAATATCTTATTTTCTTTAATTCTATAACTAGGTATGGGATTTAATGATGTTTGATGATGTTTGATGATTAATTTTTGCCACTACCTGCTAGGATTGTATCAAGATTCTATAATAATGAGTACCAAATAAATTGGTATATTTTTGGTAAACTTATGCCCAGAAAAGAACAAGGTTGGGTAACATTCCAAACCTCAGAGGAAGAACGGAAGATTTTAGAAGAGTTCTGTCAGCATTCTCAGCGCACTAAAACTGAGATTTTGCGGGAACTGGTGCGGGGGTTAAATCAAAAACCTGCTGCATCTGCACCCACAATATCACAACCAACCCCCCAACAGAAAGTAGAAACCCAGAATGTTGAGATAGAAAATATTATTCCCAAGAAACCATTAAAAGTTAGTTCTCGTAATGTTTTAAAAGGAGTAGTTAAACGAGTCACTACGGGAACGGTTAACAGTGAAATAACTTTAGAAATTGTGCATAAAGTTGAATTAACTTCAATCATTACTAAAGTATCCGCAGAGGAATTAGGATTAGTTGAAGGTGCAGAAGCTTATGCTGTAATTAAGTCTAATGATATTGTGATTGCTAAGGATTAAATGTAAGCCTTCAGCAATCAGCTATCAGTAATCAGCAATCAGCTTAAACCTATAATGTGGGTAGGTTCTACATGAAAACAATATCATTTTATTCTGTAGTTAGGGCTTTAGCCCTAATAATTTGGAGGACTAAATTCCTCACTACAATATTATTTTACTCTGCCCTAATAATTTGGAGGACTAAAGTCCTCACTACAATATTATTTTACTCTGCCCTAATAATTTGGAGGACTAAAGTCCTCACTACAATATTATTTTACTCTGTCACCTTCACACCTTTCCAGAAAGCAATATAACCTTCTATATTTTTTGCTTTCTCTTTGGTGCTGGGATAGTACCAAGCTGCATCTTTATTAACTTGTCCATCTACTTCAATGGTGTAGTAACTCGCAACTCCTTTCCAAGAACAAGTGGTGTGAGTATCACTGTCTTTGAAATATTGTTTGTTAATAGCGTCAGCAGGAAAGTAATGGTTTCCTTCTACGACTACGGTTTTATCGCTTTCGGCTAAAATAGCGCCATTCCAAGTTGCTTTCATAGTGAGGATTGAAAAAAAAAGTTAACAATATATATTGTACCTTACCCACAACGGAAAATTACTCAAACCAATCTTCACCACCTGGCAACTTTGCCAAATAATCATCAATCATATTTGCCAACTCTTTAGGCTGATATTGATAAATTAACTGTAAAATATTTTCAGCAAAATCAATCAAATCTTCTCGATTCAATCTTTGGTAAACTTGGGAGCATCCCAAATGTGTAAATTTATTTTGTTCTAACGGTAAAAATGATCCAAGGCTTGATATGATTGAACCGCAAAGGACGCAAAGGACGCAAAGCTAAGAGAGTTTAAGAGATTTTTTAGTGTTGCTGCGATTATTTTTTCAAAATTGGGATGCTCCCGGAAACTTGACTTGGTTTTAAAGTCCCGCCAAAAATCTCCGAACTCGCTGGACGAATCGCCATTTCTACCGCTTCTGCTAATAATTCTCGCCATTCATCAGCTTTAATATAATAAGAGGATGTTTTAAAAGTCTCTCATGATGTATCAAACATTTTCAGATCCCCCTATATCCCCCTTAAAAAGGGGGACTTTGACTCTAGTTACCCCCTTATTAAGGGGGGTTAGGGGGGATCTGCAAGTATCTAAAGTCACCATCTAAAACTTTTCAAACAACCTCTAAGACTTTTGATTATCTTTAACATTCAATTTAGCAATTTGAATCACAGAATCAGAAATAGACGCAATCCAAGAATTAGTTAAACGCTGTTCAATTTGATTTTTAATCAAGTGAATAACCAACCTCAATAAAAAAGCTTCTATTTTTTGCAAAAATGCCTGTTTACTCATCTCCTCCAAATCATCAATCATTTCCAAAGCATCATCATAACGCCCTTTTAAGATACTTTGCCTTAAATCTATTAATTCTTGGGTCATAATTATTTCCTAGAAATGCTAACTTATAATAAAATCCTCAACCTCATCCTGTTACAATACTTTTCGGTTAAGCCTAAAAAATAAAATTCTGTAGGTTGGGTTGAGGAACGTTCACGCAGTGTGCCGAAGGCATAACCCAACATTTATAGACATTTGTTGGGTTTCACTTTGTTCAACCCAACCTACAAAAATCCTTAACCTAACAGTATTGCATCCTGTACATCCTAAAATCCTGGAAATCCTGATTCAGACAATTTCAAATTCATCCTGTACATCCTAAAATCCTGGAAATCCTGATTCAGACAATCCTAGTTTATAATTATAGCCACTATTCCCCGTTGTGTAACCAGCGTGAGTTAAAATTTTTATATCTTTATCCCTGCGTGAACAAACTCCACACACACATTTACCATGCTTCAGTATCCCCAACTAGAAAAATATTTAAAAAATTACTTTGGTTATGACCATTTTCGTCCTGGACAAAGACAAGTTATCGAAGATGCCCTGCAAAATCGTGATTTAATGGTAGTCATGCCCACAGGTGGGGGTAAGTCTTTGTGTTTTCAATTACCTGCACTTTTAAAACCAGGTTTAACAGTGGTTGTATCACCATTAATAGCATTAATGCAAGACCAAGTGGAAGCACTGAAAAATAATAATATTGCCGCCACTTTTATTAATAGTAGTCTTAACAGTTATCAAGTTCGCTCCCGTGAAGAAGCGATTATGACTGGTAAAGTTAAATTATTATATGTTGCTCCAGAACGGTTAATTAGTGAAAGATTTTTACCGCTTTTAGAGGTAGTTAAAGAAAAAATTGGTCTGGCTAACTTTGTTATTGATGAAGCTCATTGTGTGTCTGAATGGGGTCATGATTTCCGCCCAGAATATCGGCAATTAATATTATTAAAAAAACGTTTTGTGAATGTGCCAACGATGGCTTTAACTGCCACTGCTACAGATAGGGTGAGAGCAGATATTATTCAACAATTAGGATTAAAGCAACCTAGTATTCATATTGCCAGTTTTAACCGCCAAAATCTTTATTATGAAGTGCGTCCTAAAAGCAGTCGTTCTTATGCAGAAATATTAGAAATAGTCAGAGAAAATGAAGGTTCAGGAATTATCTATTGTTTAACCCGAAAAAAAGTTGATGAACTAACTGTTAAATTACAAAATGATAAAGTAGTTGCTTTACCCTATCATGCAGGTTTAACTGATGATGAAAGAAGCAAAAATCAAACTAAATTTATTCGGGATGATGTGCGGGTAATGGTAGCGACTATTGCTTTTGGTATGGGTATTAATAAACCTGATGTGCGGTTTGTAATTCACTCAGATTTACCGAGAAATTTAGAAAGTTATTATCAAGAATCAGGACGTGCAGGAAGGGATGGTGAACCCTCACGGTGTACTTTATTTTTTAGTTTTGGAGATGTAAAAACTATTGAATGGAGTATTAACCAAAAAACCGATACTCAAGAACAATTAATTGCAAAACAACAACTCAGACAAGTCATAGATTATGCTGAAGGAACAGACTGTAGACGTACTATTCAATTAGGTTATTTTGGGGAAAGATTTCCCGGAAATTGTGGTAATTGTGATAATTGTCGTTATCCCAAACCTGTACAAGATTGGACTATTGAAGCAATGAAGTTTTTATCTTGTGTAGCAAGATGTAAAGAAAGATATGGCATGAGTTATATTATTGATGTGTTACGAGGTGCGAAAACTCAAAAAATTGCCCTGAATAAACATGATCAATTATCTACCTATGGTATCGGTAAAGATAAAACTGTAGATGAGTGGCGAATGTTAGGAAGATCCCTTTTACATCAAGGTTTATTAGAACAAACTAATGATGGTTATTCGGTGTTAAAACTTAATGCTTTGAGTTGGGAAGTGATGCGAAAACAACGCCCGGTTTCTATTGCTGTTCCTGTTGCTCAAAGATTAAATGTAGTAGATGTTAATAGCAAAGCTTTAGATGTAGAACTTTTAATGAACAGGTTGCGAACTTTGCGGAAACAAATCGCCGATGAACAGGGTTTTCCGCCTTATATGATTTTTCAAGATTCGACTTTAAAATTAATGGCACAAGTCAAACCTAAAACTTTAGAAGAATTTGCTAATTTGGATGGTGTAGTTAGTTATAAAGTCAGTCAATATGGGGAAAAGTTTTTATCAGTAATTCAATCCCATTGTCAAGAACAAACTTTTCCACCACCCAAAAATACTGATCACTATCCAACTGATACGGAATCAACTACATTTGAATTATATCAACAAGGTTTTAGCATTCAAGAAATTGCCGAAAAGCGTAATGTGAGAACTTCTACTATTATCCGTCATCTCTCAGATTTGATCGAAAAAAATCAACCTGTAGATTTAAATTTATTAGTACCTTTTGAGCGACAAAAGAAAATTTGGCAAGTTATAGATGTTTTAGGTGATATTTCTTTAACTCCCATTAGGGAATATTTAGGAGAAAGTTATAGTTTTGATGAAATTCGTTTAGTTAGAGCTAGATGGCGCAAAGAAA contains:
- a CDS encoding hydroxysqualene dehydroxylase — translated: MSELQQKRVVVIGAGWAGLGATYHLAKQGYDVTLLEAGPYPGGLVAGWQTSAGKSVEAGIHGFWYPYRNIFSLINELEINPFTTWTRSAQYSPAGLEVESPIFQDLPRLPTPLGTFIYPQFQRLPLIDRLSALPLLYSLIDFDNSHDAWQRYDYITARELFKTFGVSARLYKEAFEPMLLVGLFAPGEQCSAAATLGMLYYFILAHQPDFDVVWCRGTVGKKIFRPWVQKIEKLGAKVLAKHRVTDVIVGGNNQVKSVVCGDQVFDADAVIFSVGITGMKKIVANSPSLQNYAEFRNISNLGAIDVLATRLWFDKKINIPRPSNACFGFDNTTGWTFFDLNALHDEYKNQTETVVEVDFYHANQFLHLSDEEIVRIVQGYLATCVPGFKEAKVIDSSVIRLANAVTHFSPGSYQNMLPAKTSLNNVFMSGDWIINRHGSWSQEKAFVTGLEAANLAIEYLGTGKKAHILPVETDENHIQMMRNINQNIRYLGKSILPDFWLP
- a CDS encoding Rpn family recombination-promoting nuclease/putative transposase, with protein sequence MYDNICKFLAENYKDDLVTWLLGSPIELTKLSPTELSNEPIRADSLILLQSNQLILHSEFQTDPDKDIPFRMTDYRIRGYRRFPDKEMRQIVVYLRKTDSELVYQNSFRLSKTYHEFEVIRLWEQPTEKFMNLPGLLPFAVLSQTKEPTMVLNEVAKAVETITDPRLQRNIAAASSILAGLVLDKQVIRKIFRSEIMRESVIYQEILEEGKAEGKAEGKAEKARNVAINLLRIGMSLPQIAQVTELSLEQVEALQRQIQES
- a CDS encoding DUF72 domain-containing protein gives rise to the protein MRFFIGCAVWAYKGWVGELYPPGTRTTDFLHLYSRRFTTVEGNTTFYAVPNPETVTRWVTETPPGFEFCLKLPRDITHQKLLQPHIPKALAFLERMQPLGKRLGPMFAQLPPTYSPALLDDLQTFLEAWPRQDVPLALEVRHGDWFKEPHLSNLTTLLENLGVGRVLLDTRPVYSGEDDPQLTSERRKPQLPVQFSVTANFTLIRFISHPRLSMNEQFMNEWVTYIKKWLSEGIKIYLFVHCPTEDMSPNNARYFQQLLEENGVEVPPLPWNNLSNSNQLSLW
- a CDS encoding TOBE domain-containing protein, with product MPRKEQGWVTFQTSEEERKILEEFCQHSQRTKTEILRELVRGLNQKPAASAPTISQPTPQQKVETQNVEIENIIPKKPLKVSSRNVLKGVVKRVTTGTVNSEITLEIVHKVELTSIITKVSAEELGLVEGAEAYAVIKSNDIVIAKD
- a CDS encoding DUF427 domain-containing protein, with protein sequence MKATWNGAILAESDKTVVVEGNHYFPADAINKQYFKDSDTHTTCSWKGVASYYTIEVDGQVNKDAAWYYPSTKEKAKNIEGYIAFWKGVKVTE
- the recQ gene encoding DNA helicase RecQ codes for the protein MLQYPQLEKYLKNYFGYDHFRPGQRQVIEDALQNRDLMVVMPTGGGKSLCFQLPALLKPGLTVVVSPLIALMQDQVEALKNNNIAATFINSSLNSYQVRSREEAIMTGKVKLLYVAPERLISERFLPLLEVVKEKIGLANFVIDEAHCVSEWGHDFRPEYRQLILLKKRFVNVPTMALTATATDRVRADIIQQLGLKQPSIHIASFNRQNLYYEVRPKSSRSYAEILEIVRENEGSGIIYCLTRKKVDELTVKLQNDKVVALPYHAGLTDDERSKNQTKFIRDDVRVMVATIAFGMGINKPDVRFVIHSDLPRNLESYYQESGRAGRDGEPSRCTLFFSFGDVKTIEWSINQKTDTQEQLIAKQQLRQVIDYAEGTDCRRTIQLGYFGERFPGNCGNCDNCRYPKPVQDWTIEAMKFLSCVARCKERYGMSYIIDVLRGAKTQKIALNKHDQLSTYGIGKDKTVDEWRMLGRSLLHQGLLEQTNDGYSVLKLNALSWEVMRKQRPVSIAVPVAQRLNVVDVNSKALDVELLMNRLRTLRKQIADEQGFPPYMIFQDSTLKLMAQVKPKTLEEFANLDGVVSYKVSQYGEKFLSVIQSHCQEQTFPPPKNTDHYPTDTESTTFELYQQGFSIQEIAEKRNVRTSTIIRHLSDLIEKNQPVDLNLLVPFERQKKIWQVIDVLGDISLTPIREYLGESYSFDEIRLVRARWRKENKK